The Paenibacillus mucilaginosus 3016 genome includes the window GTACCCAGCGCTGCGAAGCCGAGCTCTGGCTCTCCCCCATGCTCCATGTGCGTGAGGACGGGACTGGGACGATTGATACGGACGTCAACCGGGGCGACATCCCATTTTATACCGATTTTTTCATTTCGCTGGGAGACGAAGTCAAGCTGACCGAACCGGCGGAATTGAAAGAATCAATCCGCAGAAGGCTGATCGAGCTGCTGAAGAAATATCAGGGGTGAAGACGGGATGGTCTTGCTTATTGCACCGTCCCGTCCCTCGCTTCGTCTCTTGGGGTAAAGATTTGAATCGTTATGCCAAACCGGTCCGTTACGATGCCTAAAGCTGGACTGAAGTACACTTCTTGCAAAGGCATGACCACTTGGCCGCCCTCCAGGAGAGCATCATAGAAGCGGGCCGATGTTTCGGTATCGGGGGTTGTAATGCAGATCTGCAGGCGATTACCGGTCTCATTCGGCTTGTCCGAAATCGAATCCGCAACAAACAATTCCGCCTCCCCGATTTTCAAAACAGCGTGTGCTACCCAATCTTTGGCGTGTGCCGGCAGCGGGTATGACGGATCCTCGGGTCCTTCACCGAACGTTTGCATAAATACAACTCTGGCCTCCAGCGCGGATTCGTAAAATTGAATCGCTTCCCTGGCATTTCCGTTCAGCATGATAAAAGGTGTAACTTGAAATGTCACGATAGAGCAGCTCCTTCATGTTTAGTTTAGCTCGGACTGCTGTGCCGGGCTCGAACTTTATTGTATCCCCTAATCGTGACAGATCTCGTCATAAACTTTTATGTTAGCTCTGTTATCGTGAGCCCGCGAATTACGCATTCCTTGGCAAAGTTATTTCGTATGAGGTATGATTCGTAAAAAAGATGCTTAAGCAGGTGATTGGGTTGGACATGAAATATTTGGAGACCTTCATAAAGGTGTGCGATTTGGGAAGCTATTCGGCCGCGGCCGAGGCGATGAATATCAGCCAGCCGGGCGTCAGCAAGCAAATTGGGCGCCTGCAGGCGAACCTCGGCGTTACTTTATTGCGGCGGGAAGACAATGGGATCAAGCTGACCGAGGCCGGACGAGAAGTATATTTAAGCGGGAAGAATATCCTTGCGATATGGAACAAGCTTTCGGATGCCTGCCACACTGTAAGCAGCCAGCTGTCGGGCCTTCTGCGCATCGGTGCCAGCACCATCCCTTCCAAACATCTGCTGCCGAAGCTCCTGATGCAGGTTAACTCCACCTACCCGCATGTGGAGCTGTCCGTCAACGTTGCGGATTCGCAGCATGTACTGGATTCGCTCTATCGGGGTTCGACGGATATTGCCTACGTGGGGACCAAACCCGAGCATCCCGAAGCTCATTACATTCCTATGGCAGCAGATAAGCTGGTTGTCATCTCCAACCGGCCCGAATGGTCGGACCGGGATTTACAAGACTGTCCGTTCATTCTCCGGGAAGCCGGCTCCGGCACGCGAACCGCCTTCGAGCAAGCCGTGTCCGCCATGGGGGTGATGCCGGACAGAGTGAAATGCGCCGCAGAGGTTAGCGATACCGGCCTGATCATCCAGTTGGTCGAAGCCGGAATGGGACTTGCCGTCGTCTCCCGTCTTGATGTTGAAAGCCTGATTCAGCAGGGGCGCATTAAGGTCGTGTATGAATTGCCGGCCGAGCGGCAATTTTACCTCGTATTTATGCGCGATTCATCCAGCCAAGCCCTTATTAAGGCCTTCGTGCAATTGGCAACAGCCCCAGTCTGACCACGGCAGCGTTTCAAGCTTACCCTGGCCGACCGGGACTTCGTCTCATAAAAGCTTTTTAAATAGGACCTCAAGCTCCGTTGATCGTTTTAGGGTATTGTAAATCGGGGACTTGGCAAGCGCATTCAAGCAAAAATCATCAAAAGCCTTGTCCTCAAGATCAACATATAAAAAAACAGTCACTGTCATTTTTCGGATAAACGGTTCTTCATCGTACCCTTTTACACCAATCATCGATAAAGGGTTTTCCAGAGAAAGGTGTAAAACTCCCTCAATTTCTTCAATAAGTGAGCCCCTTTTTTTCGACTGCTCCAAAAGTGACAAGAGGATGCTGCTTAACACGGATCCGGCGAAGTATTCAAGACTGCTGATGGGTTTGTATTCCGAATCAAAACTGATTTGGTTTTCGATCTGAAAACTGTTTTTATTCGTATAGATCTTCACAGAGGAGAGATCATTCGATGTTCCTCTAAACTGGATATCGAACATTTTGGACTCATATAAGGGGGTTGCTTCATTATTTGCCCGCTTCATGATATTTGCTCCTTAGGATGGAAGCCGCTTCCGTTAACGAACGTATTTTGCCGGAAATCGTCTCAAGCACATTGACAGGGCTGTTGGAGAAGGTAGCAAAGCCGCAGTCCGGATTCAGCCATAATCGCCCCATTGGAAGATAGGTCATGGCCTCTTCCACTCTAGAGACGATGGGGTCAACAGTCTCAATTTCATCCGTACGCGGATTGATTACGCCCAAACCAAGCGCCGTATGCTCTACAATCCTAGGATCGGCCAATAAGGAGTTCAGCTCCCCTGCCCTTGGCGTCGAGAATTCAAGGGTCAGCAGGTCCGGATTCACCTTGGCCAATAACTCAAGCAGCGGTGTATAGGGTCCGGTCAATAATGTACTTTCATTCTTGCTCCAGTTGCCTCTGCAGACATGCAGAGAGGCGACCGTCTTGGTCCGGTCGATATGCTCCATGATCTGTCCAATCAAGGAACCGGCAAATTCAAGCTCCTCTTTCGGATCCTTCCTCTCGGAGAGAGCCGCGCACATAAATGACCTTGGCTTTCCCTCTGTGAACACTACCTCGGTTAGTACCGGTTCATCGAATTGAATCACATCAACCCCAATGCTTACAAGGTTGTCTATCTCTTCCTTCAAGATCCTTATCACATCTTGCCCCAGCTCTTCCTTGCTCCCATATACCTTGCCGGAGAGATTAGGAAGCCACATCGACCGGGTGAGCAGATAGGGGCCCGGTAATGTGATCTTGACGGGTTTGTCGGTGAACTTCTTCAGGTTCAACAGCTCATCGGCGACAATACCCCCGTTGTACTGCAGCTTACCCACACAAATCGCATTTTTTATGCTCACGGCCGGAACATCAAGTGCGGTCAGCATGTCCTCGAACGCCTTTTTGTCATCCATATAATCGAGCATTTCACTCATGCTCATCATTTGAACGCCGCCGATTTTATCGGAAACGAAGGACACATAATTATCCCGTCCCAGCTCGCCGCTTGTGATGATATCAATCCCCAGATCCTCCTGCAGCTTGACGACTTTGAGAGTTTCCGCTTCAATCAGCTGGTTGAAGTCGCTGGATTCAATCATTCCTCTTCTCATCATTCGTAGGGCGCTTAGCAGCGCTTTGGATCTCGGCATGCTTCCGATTAAGGAAGTAGGAAATAACGGTAACTGCTTTCTCATGACTTTGCTCTCCCAAAGTGAATAGAAATAGTGAAAAGAGAAGTAGCGGAAACATCCACGCTTCTCTTTTTCAAGGGTTACTTATTCAAAAACTTCAGATAATCATTGGCTTCGCGCAGCTGCTGGAATCCGGTGATTCTGCCTTCAACCCATTCCTTCAGGCCTTCCATATCCATCATTTTCTGATGGGCTTCATTGGTATAGTCCATTCGATGAAGCACCTTCTGCCATTCCACGAACCTTTCTGTCGAGAAATCAGGATGCGCTGTGAAAATGCAGTGGTCAAACGACGCCGTCGTATCGATGCATGTCAACTGATTCTCATCCATGGTGCCATCCTTCTTCCAAGCTTCCCAGTTCAAGTCCAGCGTTACAGAGGCGTCAACCTCTCCCGCCATTAAGGCTCTCATGGCATCCAGTTCTCCTCCAACATGGTCTCCATGGAGACCAACGCCGATATCAAACCTTTTCTCCACATAGTCCGCACCATACTCAAGTCCATTCTTATGCAGGTGGTTGATTGGAATCAACCTTGCTTGGGGCGAATCTACAGCTCCAAAGCCGATCGTCTTGCCCCTCAGCCCATCGAGATTGGTAATGCCGCTGTCTTTCCGGACAACGAAGACCGTCTTTCTGTCTCTGTCCGTATCTCTCATAGAACCCATCTGGCATGTCCCATCGGTTCTTATATACGTATCCAGCCAGGCCAAAGGGGAATTCCAGGCGATGTCGATTTCCCGGTTCATCAAGCCGTCAACCTGTCCCTCATAATCCTTATAGAAGACACATTCGATTTCCAGCCCTTCTTCTTTGAAAAAATCAGCGATGATCCCCCAGATCACGGTAACCCGCGGATCATAAATAACCGCCCCGACTTTTATTTTCTCGTTACTCAACTGAGCTCACTCCCTTGTTTCATTATGGAATCATCTGACCCGTTAATGCTTTTCCAAGCCAAACAGACAGAACGTCCGCACTTGGAGCCATAATTTGACCCGCATAGGCGTCTCTCAACAGCCTTTCGAGCGGTAGTGCCTTATTGTAAGCTTTCCCCCCGCCGACTCTCATGGCAAGCCTTCCGCACTCGATGGCGGCTTCCGAGGCAAAGATTCGGGCCGACAAAATCTTGGCAAGGGCATCAGCTTCCCCGTTGGCACCTGCTCTGGCCGCTTCCATCGTGATTGCTTTGGCGGCAGATGCCTGCTTGTAAATATTGCCTATATGAACTTGGATGGTTTCAATATTGGACAAGGTACTTCCATCCGGATATTTCCGGTTCGCAGCATGGCCGGCGGCGATCTCGTACATATGCAAGGCCGTACCGCTGTAGATCGCACCCAGCCCTGTGATGAAGAATGGAGCGACTACATTGAATACCTGCTCCTGCCCCGAGCCTTCCGCTCCGATGCGGTGGGATGAATCCAGCGTTACATGATCGATATGCATGGGACATGACGAATTGCCTCTCATCCCTAGGCCCTGCCATTCTGACAATTCAAAAGATAAACCCTTGGATTCCAACGGGAACACCCAGTTGTTGATCTTTCCTTCCTCAATCGATGGCGCAAGAACAAGATAGTAGGACGCATAGGAGGCGGACGTCACCATGCTCTTCTTTCCGTTAAACGTTGTGTATTCCCCGTCAACCTCAGCCGTCATTTCCGTTATGTAAAAGTGGGTGCCCGACCCGAATTCACTGTACGCCAAAGCCAAGAACTTTCCGTTTTCGATAATGTCCGTGAAGATCTTCTTCTTCAGGTCGCCGCTTCCATGAGTGACCAAGCACATCACTGCAACATTATGCATCATATAGCAAAGCGCCGTAGTGGAGCAGGTCTCCGCGAATGCCAGACAAGCCTGGGCATGCTCCTCAAGTCCCTTGCCTAATCCGCCGTATTCTTCTGGAATTAGGAGTTTTAGAAAGCCTTGTTCACCCAGCTCCCTAAAAGATTCCTGAGGAAATCTTGACTCCCTGTCTGTCAGATCTGTGTAAGGTGCAATGTAGGCCTTTGCAAAATCCCTGCCTTCTTGATAAACGTGATTCATAACGTTCCCTTCCGTTCGCTAGAATTATTATTTGCCGTACACAGATCGGAATAAGCCGGAAAAGGCGTCTGCCTGCGGCTTCACAACTACGTATCGACAAGAACCATCTAAACAAATATATCATAAGCTTACTGTCAAATGATAGTTTTTCATGGTACTTATAACAGAATGGAATAAACGCAGCGGACATATCGGCTTAACGGGTCCACCAGTCAAAATGCGAAAAAAGGAGCTGCTGCGGCATGCTCCTTCGTTTGTATTTGTACGTTATTCAGGAGAGCGGCGATCAGGGCAACCGCCCAGGCCACCGCTATTTGGGTCAATACCAGGTTACCCGACTTTCGAAGCACGGCACGTCAGCGGGCAAGCCACCCGCCATCCACCGCCAGCGTATGCCCGTTGACGTAGTTGGACGCCTGCGATGCCAGGAATACGACCGGACCGGCCAGATCCTCCGGTGTACCCCAGCGGTCCGCCGGGATCCGTTCTTGAATGGAGCGGTTCCTGGCCTCATCCGCCCGGATCGGCGCCGTATTGTTCGTCGCCATATACCCCGGGGCAATGGCGTTGGCATTAATTCCGTGCTTCGCCCACTCGTTGGCCATTAAGCGCGTAATGCCCATAACGCCGCTTTTGCTCGCCGTATAAGAAGGAACGCGGATTCCTCCCTGGAAGGAAAGCATGGAGGCCACGTTGATGATTTTGCCTCCGGTTCCCTGCTTCATATACTGCCTTGCCGCTGCCTGACTAAAAAGAATACGGTCTTGAGGTTGATGTTCAGCACATCGTCCCAGTCTTTTTCGGTAAAATCGATGGCGTCCGCCCGGCGGATGATCCCTGGGTTATTCACTTAAATGAGTGCCACTCGGTATTGCACGTGTGCCGGGTGCTAGTCTTCGATGGCCTGATAGACCATGGTCCAGAAGTCTTGGATCAGATGCGCCGAATCCGAGGTGGACATCCCGACCTGGGTGAGCAGGATACCAGTGAGCTGTTTGTCCGGGTCGGCGTACGCCGAGGTGCCGCTTCCGCCGTCCCAGCCGAACTGACCGATGGAAGCGTAGTCGCCGCGGTAGGTGCGTACCGCCATCCCGAAGCCCCAACCGCCGTGCTGCCCTTGGCCATGCGACAAATGAACGTAGTTTTTTGCCAAGTCGTCCCGGAATGCTTGTTGTTCGGGCGTGAGGCGGTTGGTGGTCATCAGCTGGACGGCGGGCCGGGATAATATCCTCTCGGTCCCGTGCATCCCTTGGTTCAGCAGCATCCGTAAGAACGCGTGATAGTCGTCGACGGTTGAGAGCAGCCCACCTCCTCCGGCTTGGAACGCCGGAGGTTGGGTGTAGCGTCCGCCTGCGGCCTCGTCCCACACGTTGAACTCTCCGGTCTGCGGATCGGGGATATAGGCGGGTGGCAGCCGGTCAATCTTGTTGGCGGGCACGTAGAAGCCGGTGTCCTTCATCCCCAGCGGATCAAGGATGCGTTCGCGCAGGAACGTCTCGAATGTCTGACCCGTGACCCTGGCAACGAGCACGCCGAGCACTTCGTTGCTCAGGTGGTACTGCCACCGCTCTCCGGGCTGGTAGCTCAGTGGGAGTGTACCCAGGCGGCGCATCCACTCATCCGGCTCGGGCAGCACTTCTTGCGGCGTGTCGTATATCCCCGCCTCGAAGATCGCGTTCTGGATCGGGGAGCCCATCAACGTCATATCCATGCCGAGCCCGAACGTAGAGGTTAACAGGTCCCGCACGGTGATCGGCCGCCTAGCCGGCACGGTCTCGTCCAGCGGGCCGTCGGGTCGTTTCAGCACCTGCCGGTCGGCAAGCTCGGGCAGCCATTTGGCTGCTGGATCGTCCAGATGCAGCCTGCACTCATCGAGCAGGACCATTACCGATGCGGCCCCCACCATCTTGGAAGTGGATGCCATCCGGAAGATCGTGTCCCGGCACATAGGCGCGCCTCCGTCGTGACGCATCGTGCCGAGCGCTTCGACGTGCGTCTCGCCGTACCGGCTGACCAGGACGACGAGCCCAGGGATCTTCCCGGACGCGACATGCCGTTCCAGCACGTCGCGCATTCTGTGCAGCCCAGTTTCGGAGAAGCCTCTATTGCTTTGTCCCATTATCTTTTTCATTTGGTTTCCCTCACTTTACTTTTTTATCAGCCCAATGGATAGGGTTCTCACTCCTTCAATCAACCTCCATACTTGTAGGATAAATCATAATACTGTGACAGTCAAGGTAGTATTTGAAACATAATACATTATCTAAAAAAACACATGCAGATACCATCAAAAACGCAGCGCAATAAGACCCGGCCATTACGGCCCGGGTCTTATCTAAGGCTAAGGCATTCATCAAACAAACGGTTTATCATCAGGCAGCCGGTGTCAGGCTCGACGAACCGGTAGAGGGAGACTCCGCAGGTGAGTCAGCCCCTTCTGTCCGGTTACTCTTCGTTTATAAATAAATCCGGCAGGATATCGTAAATATACTGGTTCACCCAATTCCAGGCATGTGTGCCGCCATCGGCTACGATGAAGTAGAAATTTCCTTTATTCCTATCGGATGAATAGATGAAGGTGTCCGTTACTTGTTTCATCGCATCGATCTGAGGCTTCATATTCGGATACGCGATATCCAAGTTGCCTGTGGCACTGAAAATGTAGTAATCCTGCGGCGTATAACCGGACTCTCTTGCAGCACCCGCAAGATACTCCGCGGTTTCCACTGGCTTGCTGCCGCCGCCAGCTTGGCCCATTACCCAGCTGTCACCGCTTAACGGCACATAATACTTGATATACTCTAAGCAATGGACAAAAGTGTACCACGTCGTGACGGATCCCATGGAGAACCCGCCAAATGCCCGATGGGCTCTGGATGCTTTGATATCCTCCAAGCTTGCGGATTGGGCATAGGTATGATACTTGGTTTCCACTAACGGAATAATGTCTTTGATTAGTTCCTCGTGGAAGTAAGCGGGCTCATTTTTGCCGCCATAGAAGGAAGGCGTTACAACAATAAGCGGTTCAATGTCACCGTTTTCAATCATATGGTCGAGGATTTTCTTTAATTCTTTGCTCTGGCCGGGTCCGCCAAAGATCAGGTTCTCATTCTCGCCGCCGCCATGCATCAGATAAAGCACATTATATTTCTTGCTCGGATCGGAGGCATCATAACCATTCGGAAGATAAACGTTCAGTTTCTTCTCATCTGTACCCTGGGTCAAATTAGGTGTTTTGTACGACAGGCTTTCAATCGTTCCCGGTTTATTACTCTCCATCCGGTATGCATCCGGAACGGCTTTGAAATACTTCTCATTTGCCGCTTCTTCGGTCATTTCCAGCTTACCAACCGCATCCTTTAAAGCAGCATATTGTTCATCCAGCTGGCTTTGAGTGACTTTATCGGTAAGGAAAGCGCCTTCAGTTGTTTTAAACAGGGCATCCTTTACGATATTTGAATTCTTATAAAGCGTAAAATCCAGTCTCAGCGAGCTCCTGATCAAATTGAGGAGATCATATGGATTCTGTCCGCTGACGTCCCCCCTGGTCCTGCCGGCAAGCAGAATTTCACCGAATTTACTCGTATCATTCCAAGCGCTGCCAGATGAATCGAACAAATTAAGGCTGCCGATTCGCTCCGGTCCTTTGGCATCATTAATCTGCAGCTCGATGCCCAGCACCTTTCCATTCTCAGGTATGGCCTCGAGAGCAATTCTTGCCTCAACTACATATCCGCCTTCCACTTTTTTCGCAGCGGTATAATATTGCTCGGCATCTCCGTTGTCCACCGTCAGTACATTTTCATAGTTTGTGCGGATATGTAAATCATCCACCTGATATTCCTGTGTCTTGTCATTGTTCTCATCTAAGAATATTTCCAGTGAGTCTTGCATGTAATGCGTTCCGGATTGTACGGACAGGTGCTTATCTTTGACTTCCGCCAGGATGTAAAGCGCACGATCATCCCATAACGCTTTAAACGTCGCTGAAGTGCCGGGATCGACTGATCCGTGCTTCGGGGCAACCGCAGGCGCCTTCTTCCAGTCATGATCCACTTGACCGTCAATGACCGGCGATCCAAAATAGGCAACCATTCTTCCCTGGGGATCGAATCCATTCTTGTCTACAGGACTTTTCCAGGACCCATAGGCGGTTTCGCAGGGGTGCCATTGTGTTTTAATGCAGACTCACCGCCCGCTGCGGCTGCAGTGACGTCAGGCCCCACGCCCAGCGAAGACGTGAACAATAGTGTTGCGGCAGCCAGCTTCATCATACCGAGGTGCAGACACAATCTCTTTCCTTGTTTCATCGTAAGCTCCTCCTCGCATTCTTCAAGTACGTACACCTTCGCGATAATCTTGAGGCGTTAAGCCGGTCCATTTCTTAAAAAAGCGGGTGAAGGAATGCGCCGCTTCATACCCGACCTTCGCTCCCACTTCGGCAATTTTGAGTTCGGTTTTCCTCAGCATCTCTTTTGCCGCTGCCAGTCTCGTTTCCTCAATATACTCGGATAAGTTTATACCCCGCTCCAGCTTAAACAATCGGGACAAATACGAGGGGTTAAAATGGATCACTTCCGCCAAACGAACGAGGGAAAGATCCTCGCTGATGTGTTCTTCGATGTATACGCAGATTCGATCGATCGCAGCGGCCGCACGGTTCTGCTCTCCGTGCTGCCTTGCCGAAAAGATCGCTGCCGCTGCACCCCGCAAGTGCATGAAACGCTCGGTCCAAGTCGGATAGAGCTCCGCCTGCATGAGCCCGTCCGCACCGATCTTCTCACGCAGCTCCCAACGGTTCACATGCGAAAGCAGAAGCAGTGCGATCGTATAATACAGCTCTGTCAGGTATGCGGCTCCGGCTCTTCCCGTACGGATCGGCTCTGCAAGCTCATCGAATAATTCAAGGAATTCCTCTTTCCTGCCGCTTTCCAAGTGCACCGTTAATGCCTCGGCTTTATCCCGC containing:
- a CDS encoding selenium metabolism-associated LysR family transcriptional regulator; this encodes MKYLETFIKVCDLGSYSAAAEAMNISQPGVSKQIGRLQANLGVTLLRREDNGIKLTEAGREVYLSGKNILAIWNKLSDACHTVSSQLSGLLRIGASTIPSKHLLPKLLMQVNSTYPHVELSVNVADSQHVLDSLYRGSTDIAYVGTKPEHPEAHYIPMAADKLVVISNRPEWSDRDLQDCPFILREAGSGTRTAFEQAVSAMGVMPDRVKCAAEVSDTGLIIQLVEAGMGLAVVSRLDVESLIQQGRIKVVYELPAERQFYLVFMRDSSSQALIKAFVQLATAPV
- a CDS encoding sugar-binding protein, whose translation is MVAYFGSPVIDGQVDHDWKKAPAVAPKHGSVDPGTSATFKALWDDRALYILAEVKDKHLSVQSGTHYMQDSLEIFLDENNDKTQEYQVDDLHIRTNYENVLTVDNGDAEQYYTAAKKVEGGYVVEARIALEAIPENGKVLGIELQINDAKGPERIGSLNLFDSSGSAWNDTSKFGEILLAGRTRGDVSGQNPYDLLNLIRSSLRLDFTLYKNSNIVKDALFKTTEGAFLTDKVTQSQLDEQYAALKDAVGKLEMTEEAANEKYFKAVPDAYRMESNKPGTIESLSYKTPNLTQGTDEKKLNVYLPNGYDASDPSKKYNVLYLMHGGGENENLIFGGPGQSKELKKILDHMIENGDIEPLIVVTPSFYGGKNEPAYFHEELIKDIIPLVETKYHTYAQSASLEDIKASRAHRAFGGFSMGSVTTWYTFVHCLEYIKYYVPLSGDSWVMGQAGGGSKPVETAEYLAGAARESGYTPQDYYIFSATGNLDIAYPNMKPQIDAMKQVTDTFIYSSDRNKGNFYFIVADGGTHAWNWVNQYIYDILPDLFINEE
- a CDS encoding serine hydrolase domain-containing protein, translating into MGQSNRGFSETGLHRMRDVLERHVASGKIPGLVVLVSRYGETHVEALGTMRHDGGAPMCRDTIFRMASTSKMVGAASVMVLLDECRLHLDDPAAKWLPELADRQVLKRPDGPLDETVPARRPITVRDLLTSTFGLGMDMTLMGSPIQNAIFEAGIYDTPQEVLPEPDEWMRRLGTLPLSYQPGERWQYHLSNEVLGVLVARVTGQTFETFLRERILDPLGMKDTGFYVPANKIDRLPPAYIPDPQTGEFNVWDEAAGGRYTQPPAFQAGGGGLLSTVDDYHAFLRMLLNQGMHGTERILSRPAVQLMTTNRLTPEQQAFRDDLAKNYVHLSHGQGQHGGWGFGMAVRTYRGDYASIGQFGWDGGSGTSAYADPDKQLTGILLTQVGMSTSDSAHLIQDFWTMVYQAIED
- a CDS encoding VOC family protein is translated as MTFQVTPFIMLNGNAREAIQFYESALEARVVFMQTFGEGPEDPSYPLPAHAKDWVAHAVLKIGEAELFVADSISDKPNETGNRLQICITTPDTETSARFYDALLEGGQVVMPLQEVYFSPALGIVTDRFGITIQIFTPRDEARDGTVQ
- a CDS encoding phosphate/phosphite/phosphonate ABC transporter substrate-binding protein, encoding MSNEKIKVGAVIYDPRVTVIWGIIADFFKEEGLEIECVFYKDYEGQVDGLMNREIDIAWNSPLAWLDTYIRTDGTCQMGSMRDTDRDRKTVFVVRKDSGITNLDGLRGKTIGFGAVDSPQARLIPINHLHKNGLEYGADYVEKRFDIGVGLHGDHVGGELDAMRALMAGEVDASVTLDLNWEAWKKDGTMDENQLTCIDTTASFDHCIFTAHPDFSTERFVEWQKVLHRMDYTNEAHQKMMDMEGLKEWVEGRITGFQQLREANDYLKFLNK
- a CDS encoding acyl-CoA dehydrogenase family protein, which translates into the protein MNHVYQEGRDFAKAYIAPYTDLTDRESRFPQESFRELGEQGFLKLLIPEEYGGLGKGLEEHAQACLAFAETCSTTALCYMMHNVAVMCLVTHGSGDLKKKIFTDIIENGKFLALAYSEFGSGTHFYITEMTAEVDGEYTTFNGKKSMVTSASYASYYLVLAPSIEEGKINNWVFPLESKGLSFELSEWQGLGMRGNSSCPMHIDHVTLDSSHRIGAEGSGQEQVFNVVAPFFITGLGAIYSGTALHMYEIAAGHAANRKYPDGSTLSNIETIQVHIGNIYKQASAAKAITMEAARAGANGEADALAKILSARIFASEAAIECGRLAMRVGGGKAYNKALPLERLLRDAYAGQIMAPSADVLSVWLGKALTGQMIP
- a CDS encoding cobalamin-independent methionine synthase II family protein codes for the protein MRKQLPLFPTSLIGSMPRSKALLSALRMMRRGMIESSDFNQLIEAETLKVVKLQEDLGIDIITSGELGRDNYVSFVSDKIGGVQMMSMSEMLDYMDDKKAFEDMLTALDVPAVSIKNAICVGKLQYNGGIVADELLNLKKFTDKPVKITLPGPYLLTRSMWLPNLSGKVYGSKEELGQDVIRILKEEIDNLVSIGVDVIQFDEPVLTEVVFTEGKPRSFMCAALSERKDPKEELEFAGSLIGQIMEHIDRTKTVASLHVCRGNWSKNESTLLTGPYTPLLELLAKVNPDLLTLEFSTPRAGELNSLLADPRIVEHTALGLGVINPRTDEIETVDPIVSRVEEAMTYLPMGRLWLNPDCGFATFSNSPVNVLETISGKIRSLTEAASILRSKYHEAGK
- a CDS encoding OsmC family protein; its protein translation is MKRANNEATPLYESKMFDIQFRGTSNDLSSVKIYTNKNSFQIENQISFDSEYKPISSLEYFAGSVLSSILLSLLEQSKKRGSLIEEIEGVLHLSLENPLSMIGVKGYDEEPFIRKMTVTVFLYVDLEDKAFDDFCLNALAKSPIYNTLKRSTELEVLFKKLL